The Ornithinibacillus sp. 4-3 region GCTCGAAATTACTTTTCTGAATATCTAATGAACGATAGCCACAGTAAATTTCCAAATCATAATCTGGATGAATCGCCTTTACTTCCGCTTGAGCTTTTACTAGCATTGGAATAAGAGCTTCACGTACAAATACATGGTCTCCAGTATACAAGCGATAATCTTCTAAAATATGAATTTTCCCTGTGAATTCCTCACCAATTGGAACAAGCTTACTTCCATCATCTTTTACTGGTCTCCCTGACATATCTTTGTAAGTAATAAATTTATCCGCTAACGCTTCATATACTTCATTTAATTCAACCTTTGACATTCTATTTCACTCCTTCTTCGAAAAAACGATTTTGATTTTATAGTGCGTGTTCAAAAAGGCCAGTAAAAAGGACCGTCATCGGTTAAGTTCGCAACGTCACGCGAGCAACACCGATACTAGCACGTCGTGTGCGTCGAAAGTTCAAGGCATCGCAGCTTAGAGTAGCGGACTTCTACAGGATGTAGTGACTTCTGTGTTGTCCACAGGACGTGGATGGTTTTAATAGAAGTTCCGCTATGGCTTTAATACATGAGCAACGGAAAAGCAAGCTAACGCAGAAATTCGATGTGTCATTTTTGTTGGACTTTTTTGAACATCCTCTTATACAGCAAAAAGGGCAGGTTCATGGAAAGTCCTGCCCCTCATTCTAATTATTTTACTTTAATCTATTAGCATTAGCTACTGCAGCAACAAAGACTTTTGCTCCTACTAGAAGTGCATCTTCTTTAATATCAAAACGTGGATGGTGATGTGGGAATACTTTGCTATCATCATCTAGTCTTGCTCCAACATTGAAGAAAGTTCCAGGTACTTTCTGAACATAATATGTGAAGTCTTCTGCACCCATTCCAGGTTTCTTCTCACTTACATTCTCTTCTCCTAATGTTTCGATAGCTACATCACGTAAATACTGTGTTTCTTTAGGATGATTCCATAACGCATCATAACCACGAGAATATTTAATTTCACAACTTGCACCTGTTAATGCACATGTTGCTTCTGTAATTTCTTTCATACGATTTTCTAGTAAATCACGAATATCCGGATCATAAGAACGAATCGTACCGTTGAGTGTCACACTGTCTGGAATTACATTTCCAGCATTACCAGTATGAATAGATCCGATAGATAATACAGCTGACTCAATTGGATCTACATTTCTACTAACAATTTGCTGTAAGTTTACTACAAGATGACCTACTGTTAAAACAGGGTCAACCGTTGTATGTGGATGTGCTCCATGACCGCCTTTTCCGTTAATTGTAATTTCAAATGCATCTGCTGCAGCTGAAGTATAGCCTTCACAGTAATTGATTGTACCGCATGGTGTTGTACTAGATAAATGCGCTCCAAATACATAATCTACACCATCTAAACAACCATCTTCTACCATTGGTTTAGCTCCACCTGGCGCAATCTCTTCTGCATGTTGATGAAGGAAAACAACTGTTCCTTCTAACTCTTCACGATGTTTAGCTAATACCGTTGCAACCCCTAATAAAGTTGCCGTATGTCCATCATGACCACAAGCATGCATCTTATTAGGTACTTTTGATTTATACTCAACATCTTTTTCATCCTGAATTGGAAGTGCATCAAAATCAGCACGTAGGGCAATTGTTTTTCCAGGCTTACCACCTTTTAATGTACCAACTACTCCTCTTCCTCCAACCTCTGTACGTACGTCAATATCAAGGCTTCTTAAATAATCTGCAATAACTTGAGGTGTTCTGACTTCTTCAAATCCTAACTCTGGGTTCTCATGTAAATCACGACGAATTTCAACCATCTTTGGAAAAATCTCTTCTAATTCTTTATGTAGTGCCTGAATATCCATTATACCTCTCCTTGCTATTATTTAATAAATCGCTTACAAAATCTATTATAAGCGAATTGTGAATTATTTACCAATACGAAATAATTATTTTCATAGTTATTTCTATGAAAATAAGAGTCTATTCTCTGTAGGTATGCCTTAAGAATAGACTCTTAAAATTTTTGTTTATTGATGAGGATTTGATGCAATTTCCTCTTGTTTATCATCTTTCACCAAATGAATTAATGGATGATGACAAGCTACATAATGATTAGGTAGTAATTCTCTATATTCTGGTTTCTCTTGCTTACAAACTTCATCAGCAAATGGACATCTTGGGTGAAAGTGGCATCCTGATGGCGGATTACTAGGATTTGGTATTTCACCCTTAATCAATTGCTTTTCTTTACGAAATTTCGGATCTGGAATAGGAACAGATTCTAACAGTGCTTGTGTATAAGGATGAAGAGGTCTCTCGAAGATTTCATCCCTTTCTGCAAGCTCGACCAGCCTACCAAGATACATAACTCCGATACGATTACTGATATGACGAACAACAGGTAGTCCATGGGCGATAAATATATATGTCAAATCCAGTTCTCTCTGTAGTTTCTTTAATAAGTTTAATATTTGTGCCTGTATAGAAACATCTAATGCCGAAACCGCTTCATCACATATAATCACTTTTGGTTTTAAAGCGAGAGCTCTAGCAATTCCAATCCGCTGACGTTGACCTCCACTAAATTCATGAGGATATCTTTTCAATTGATGCTCCTGAAGCCCTACTAAACTCATTAATTCTAAAACTTGCTTTCTTAACTCTTTTCCAGACGCTAGTTTATGTACAACTAAGGGCTCTCCGATAATCTGCTCCACAGTCATACGAGGATTAAGTGAAGAATAGGGATCTTGAAATATCACCTGCAAA contains the following coding sequences:
- a CDS encoding M20 family metallopeptidase; this translates as MDIQALHKELEEIFPKMVEIRRDLHENPELGFEEVRTPQVIADYLRSLDIDVRTEVGGRGVVGTLKGGKPGKTIALRADFDALPIQDEKDVEYKSKVPNKMHACGHDGHTATLLGVATVLAKHREELEGTVVFLHQHAEEIAPGGAKPMVEDGCLDGVDYVFGAHLSSTTPCGTINYCEGYTSAAADAFEITINGKGGHGAHPHTTVDPVLTVGHLVVNLQQIVSRNVDPIESAVLSIGSIHTGNAGNVIPDSVTLNGTIRSYDPDIRDLLENRMKEITEATCALTGASCEIKYSRGYDALWNHPKETQYLRDVAIETLGEENVSEKKPGMGAEDFTYYVQKVPGTFFNVGARLDDDSKVFPHHHPRFDIKEDALLVGAKVFVAAVANANRLK
- a CDS encoding ABC transporter ATP-binding protein, whose amino-acid sequence is MVRTSDKKESERELLIKVRDLKKHFELSKGLIKKEVSKIRAVDGINFDVFEGETLGIVGESGCGKSTTGQLILGLLDATEGHIYFDDKDLAGLSQEELRKARRDLQVIFQDPYSSLNPRMTVEQIIGEPLVVHKLASGKELRKQVLELMSLVGLQEHQLKRYPHEFSGGQRQRIGIARALALKPKVIICDEAVSALDVSIQAQILNLLKKLQRELDLTYIFIAHGLPVVRHISNRIGVMYLGRLVELAERDEIFERPLHPYTQALLESVPIPDPKFRKEKQLIKGEIPNPSNPPSGCHFHPRCPFADEVCKQEKPEYRELLPNHYVACHHPLIHLVKDDKQEEIASNPHQ